Proteins from one Juglans microcarpa x Juglans regia isolate MS1-56 chromosome 6S, Jm3101_v1.0, whole genome shotgun sequence genomic window:
- the LOC121237760 gene encoding uncharacterized protein LOC121237760 isoform X1, translating into MLSIENSPPDPSCPCDVSQLKTGSDEGASHNLPLPEVDLSNPAPFGETPLPRFSIRDYVFITRSKDIKTNWPFSSKSLHLCLKHGVKDVLPPFEPLDKVKNKCLQRCKVESSAFEDKNLSYFDGEPSGSDDHAILDLSINAQLNRKPAKACIETTSCRSDGDCDFPSSITSLSRSDIESLPTNRLSSPSIDADTLPEDSVEVAAAGPALKTESPTRPSGKKCRLVVKFCANSDRSSTEDISSNCISMSELTMASKICPVCKTFSSSSNTTLNAHIDQCLSMESAPKWMADSKLTKHRIKPRKMRLMVDIYAMAARCTLEELDRRNGTSWATVSRLPIQDNDKSEMPAEGNKQRMLPVNTADTGDVGAVYIDASGTKLRILSKFDGGPSASQVAEDFGARKPSKGGKGNKLFSTKKKKCCAPKHHKYLKLAPQSKKILSHKAHSSQIYGVQGVYHGVEERCKKKKCPIKKQVKPGDSGNLRRWVCSKRTGVAKKVKRKDNHQLPSESDHLCYDNSLVERSQVSKLANVSQNPIYSSEKSERMKNSFCEARASDKRERSPRRKRVGSPLFGSSTSGRVKSSLPLMKRRMNQLTKDSDSVCDGCILKSPKSAGNYVSLLRSELDDIAAGPPSHSSDIPLFPSTYSYMSHHSLTSKTMGFSSSRENVLAVKGRSSVTESSPDATKKCSAFRTSRVHLAAEIGKKVTAWYSEADEQHDLMHNLIDNHSGREEISRELSFGSSTVLKLKQDRGAISISQRQEAMALKSSQLTPQWYGHDEGEHMDSSVRVDDFMHKVYGSRSDKKEIWIPEEDIFTEPAPKEVFRDGYTNLFESVDLELQHKLGSFTENRSNSVQSVEDCQGPLCGDETPSGPSKPTLFYGKDIYSAEKVGHGFIGKHVHVVEEVDFDVGQANFFAEVDPIPIPGPPGSFLPSPRGMGSEDLQGNSSLTSSRVQSSLDQHDFIDQDSSDSPISAASTLSNSTVTGYDQNYSEPFSSVGTQSVQEKMSTGFSVASIRPSAESVSIVPQMTSAAVEKITFDGENSKINKISIEKGPLSFKSDEPCCCQRKERTSQGVALNYQESQLLKRRAIASVTLPTLGKQMGCNLNTRPGNSDMMPEIFSLNSCLSSKSEKVASPIIKSPAGPIPFKRSPDAGVKFPGHGNCDSASPSASNPILRLMGKNLMVVNKDEDASMPLVQAEPHPNQLNSSTPRFPTFSEVSPVNIQNQAHCSNHHMVSQVGQDSHDLVGPCFDGRMSNSFRRRRAAKPPQLAERGPVGLFPDQPQDGGFIALMESREYKGHYHVSTEQNKSKNRPIYAPTYNMQKCLTIPDYQQMSARSAVNANREIIMVDDIAASEANLTTDVTKYSAGLRESKVVSSGIPIPMISDYNSRDVNSFSYYQSQDHSLLGELPAVPKDSFHAIPSRGANASSARWSCTSEGSSVLQQNPFFAASSSTGHLRSALYNSPSLT; encoded by the exons ATGTTATCCATTGAAAACTCTCCACCAGATCCCTCATGCCCTTGCGATGTTTCCCAGCTGAAAACTGGTAGTGATGAGGGGGCTTCTCATAACCTACCCTTGCCAGAGGTAGATCTGTCCAATCCAGCCCCATTTGGTGAAACCCCACTTCCCAGATTCTCCataag agattatgtttttattaccCGAAGCAAGGATATCAAGACGAATTGGCCTTTTTCTTCGAAAAGTCTTCATCTTTGCTTGAAACATGGAGTGAAGGATGTGTTGCCACCTTTTGAGCCTCTTGATAAAGTGAAGAACAAATGCCTTCAGAGATGTAAAGTTGAAAGTAGCGCATTTGAGGATAAGAACTTGAGTTATTTTGATGGAGAGCCGTCTGGGTCTGATGATCATGCTATATTAGACTTGTCCATAAATGCTCAACTGAATCGGAAGCCAGCAAAAGCATGCATAGAGACAACTTCATGTAGGTCTGATGGAGATTGTGATTTCCCATCCTCAATAACAAGTCTTTCTCGATCTGATATAGAGTCACTTCCCACCAATAGGCTGTCTAGCCCATCCATAGACGCTGATACCTTACCTGAAGACTCAGTCGAAGTTGCAGCTGCAGGTCCTGCTCTCAAGACTGAAAGCCCAACCCGACCCTCCGGTAAGAAGTGCAGATTGGTGGTGAAGTTCTGTGCCAACTCCGATCGTAGCTCAACTGAAGATATCTCTTCAAATTGTATCAGCATGTCAGAATTAACAATGGCTTCAAAGATATGCCCTGTTTGCAAAACTTTTTCATCGTCTTCAAACACCACCTTGAATGCTCATATTGATCAGTGCCTTTCTATGGAATCAGCTCCCAAGTGGATGGCTGATTCTAAACTAACCAAGCATAGAATTAAGCCAAGGAAGATGAGATTAATGGTGGATATCTATGCTATGGCAGCAAGGTGCACTTTAGAAGAGCTTGATAGAAGAAATGGTACAAGCTGGGCCACAGTTTCACGCTTGCCTATACAGGATAATGACAAGTCTGAGATGCCTGCTGAAGGGAACAAGCAAAGAATGTTGCCTGTTAACACTGCGGATACTGGTGATGTGGGTGCCGTTTATATTGATGCCAGTGGCACCAAACTGAGGATTTTATCTAAGTTTGACGGTGGACCATCAGCATCTCAAGTGGCTGAGGATTTTGGAGCAAGGAAACCTTCGAAAGGAGgtaaaggaaataaattattttcaaccaaaaagaaaaagtgctGTGCACCCAAACATCACAAGTACCTCAAACTTGCTCCTCAAAgcaaaaaaattctttctcaCAAGGCCCATTCTTCTCAG ATTTATGGGGTTCAAGGAGTTTATCATGGAGTGGAAGAAAGGtgcaagaagaagaaatgtCCAATAAAGAAGCAAGTCAAACCCGGTGACTCTGGAAATTTAAGACGTTGGGTATGCTCCAAAAGAACTGGAGTTGCAAAAAAGGTAAAGAGAAAAGACAACCATCAACTACCAAGTGAGAGTGATCATTTATGTTATGATAATTCTCTCGTGGAGAGAAGTCAGGTCTCAAAACTTGCAAATGTGTCTCAGAACCCAATTTATTCTTCtgaaaaaagtgagagaatGAAGAATTCCTTTTGTGAAGCCCGAGCTAGTGACAAGAGGGAGCGATCCCCTAGGAGAAAGAGAGTGGGAAGTCCCTTGTTTGGATCCAGTACCAGTGGCAGGGTTAAGAGTTCCCTTCCATTAATGAAGAGACGAATGAATCAGTTAACTAAAGATAGCGATTCAGTTTGTGATGGTTGtatattaaaatctccaaagTCTGCTGGAAATTATGTATCGTTGTTGAGAAGCGAGCTGGATGATATTGCTGCAGGGCCGCCAAGTCATAGTTCTGATATTCCTCTATTTCCTAGCACATATTCATATATGAGTCATCATTCCTTAACATCGAAAACCATGGGATTCTCTTCTTCAAGGGAGAATGTATTGGCTGTTAAAGGCAGATCATCTGTGACTGAATCCAGCCCGGATGCGACCAAGAAGTGTTCAGCTTTCAGGACTTCTCGAGTGCATTTAGCTGCAGAAATAGGCAAAAAAGTAACGGCCTGGTATTCTGAAGCTGACGAGCAACATGATTTGATGCACAATCTAATTGACAATCATTCTGGAAGAGAAGAGATATCTAGAGAACTTTCGTTTGGCAGTAGCACTGTGCTAAAACTCAAGCAAGATAGAGGCGCAATAAGTATATCTCAGAGGCAGGAAGCTATGGCTTTGAAGAGTTCACAGTTAACTCCTCAATGGTATGGACATGATGAGGGTGAACATATGGATTCTTCTGTTAGAGTTGATGATTTTATGCACAAAGTTTATGGCTCAAGGTCTGATAAAAAAGAGATTTGGATTCCTGAGGAAGATATTTTCACGGAACCAGCCCCCAAAGAAGTTTTTCGGGATGGTTATACAAATCTTTTTGAATCTGTAGATCTTGAGCTACAACACAAGCTGGGGAGTTTTACTGAGAACCGATCCAACTCTGTACAATCTGTTGAAGATTGTCAAGGGCCTTTATGTGGAGATGAAACGCCGAGTGGTCCAAGTAAGCCAACTCTTTTTTATGGAAAAGACATATATAGTGCTGAGAAAGTGGGCCATGGCTTTATTGGGAAACATGTTCATGTTGTGGAAGAAGTGGATTTTGATGTTGGGCAGGCAAACTTCTTTGCAGAGGTAGATCCAATACCAATTCCAGGGCCACCAGGATCATTTTTGCCAAGTCCTCGGGGTATGGGATCTGAAGATCTTCAAGGGAACTCATCATTAACCTCAAGCCGGGTTCAATCTTCTCTAGATCAGCATGATTTCATTGATCAGGATTCATCAGATTCTCCTATTTCTGCAGCATCAACTCTCTCTAATTCCACTGTGACTGGATATGATCAGAACTATTCTGAACCATTTTCATCTGTAGGAACTCAATCAGTTCAAGAGAAGATGAGCACAGGCTTCTCTGTTGCTAGCATCCGGCCTTCAGCAGAAAGTGTTTCTATAGTTCCGCAGATGACTAGTGCAGCAGTAGAAAAGATTACTTTTGATGGGGAGAATTCTAAAATTAATAAGATCTCTATTGAAAAGGGTCCTCTCAGTTTCAAAAGTGATGAACCATGCTGTTGCCAAAGGAAGGAGAGAACTTCTCAGGGTGTTGCTTTGAATTATCAAGAATCACAACTATTGAAGCGAAGGGCCATAGCTTCAGTGACATTGCCTACCTTAGGAAAGCAAATGGGTTGTAATCTGAACACAAGACCGGGCAATTCTGACATGATGCCAGAAATATTCTCTCTGAACAGTTGCCTAAGTTCAAAATCTGAAAAGGTTGCTTCCCCCATCATAAAGTCCCCTGCAGGTCCCATTCCCTTTAAGCGTTCCCCCGATGCTGGAGTGAAGTTTCCAGGTCATGGTAATTGTGATTCTGCTAGTCCATCTGCTTCTAATCCCATTCTAAGGCTGATGGGGAAGAATTTGATGGTGGTCAACAAAGATGAAGATGCATCAATGCCACTAGTGCAGGCTGAACCACATCCCAACCAGCTCAACTCATCAACTCCAAGGTTTCCAACATTTTCTGAAGTCTCTCCTGTAAATATCCAAAATCAGGCCCACTGCTCCAATCATCATATGGTCTCACAAGTAGGCCAAGATTCACATGATTTAGTGGGTCCTTGTTTTGATGGAAGGATGTCAAATAGTTTTAGAAGAAGGCGCGCTGCCAAGCCACCACAATTGGCCGAAAGAGGACCAGTAGGCTTATTTCCAGACCAGCCCCAGGATGGTGGTTTTATTGCTTTAATGGAGTCTCGTGAGTATAAAGGTCACTACCATGTGTCAACTGAACAGAATAAGTCTAAGAATAGACCAATTTATGCGCCCACATATAATATGCAGAAATGCTTAACAATTCCTGACTACCAACAGATGAGTGCTCGTTCTGCTGTCAATGCTAATAGAGAAATTATCATGGTTGATGACATAGCCGCTAGTGAAGCCAACTTGACCACTGATGTCACAAAGTACTCTGCAGGGTTGAGGGAAAGCAAGGTAGTTTCATCTGGCATACCGATTCCAATGATTTCAGACTACAACTCAAGAGATGTGAATTCTTTCTCTTATTATCAGTCACAGGACCATTCTCTACTCGGTGAATTACCAGCGGTGCCCAAAGACAGCTTTCATGCAATCCCCTCTCGAGGAGCCAATGCAAGTTCTGCTAGATGGAGTTGTACTTCGGAAGGTTCTAGTGTGCTGCAGCAGAACCCTTTTTTCGCTGCATCATCCTCAACAGGTCATCTGAGATCTGCACTGTATAATTCTCCAAGCTTGACCTAG
- the LOC121237760 gene encoding uncharacterized protein LOC121237760 isoform X2: protein MLSIENSPPDPSCPCDVSQLKTGSDEGASHNLPLPEVDLSNPAPFGETPLPRFSIRDYVFITRSKDIKTNWPFSSKSLHLCLKHGVKDVLPPFEPLDKVKNKCLQRCKVESSAFEDKNLSYFDGEPSGSDDHAILDLSINAQLNRKPAKACIETTSCRSDGDCDFPSSITSLSRSDIESLPTNRLSSPSIDADTLPEDSVEVAAAGPALKTESPTRPSGKKCRLVVKFCANSDRSSTEDISSNCISMSELTMASKICPVCKTFSSSSNTTLNAHIDQCLSMESAPKWMADSKLTKHRIKPRKMRLMVDIYAMAARCTLEELDRRNGTSWATVSRLPIQDNDKSEMPAEGNKQRMLPVNTADTGDVGAVYIDASGTKLRILSKFDGGPSASQVAEDFGARKPSKGGKGNKLFSTKKKKCCAPKHHKYLKLAPQSKKILSHKAHSSQIYGVQGVYHGVEERCKKKKCPIKKQVKPGDSGNLRRWVCSKRTGVAKKVKRKDNHQLPSESDHLCYDNSLVERSQVSKLANVSQNPIYSSEKSERMKNSFCEARASDKRERSPRRKRVGSPLFGSSTSGRVKSSLPLMKRRMNQLTKDSDSVCDGCILKSPKSAGNYVSLLRSELDDIAAGPPSHSSDIPLFPSTYSYMSHHSLTSKTMGFSSSRENVLAVKGRSSVTESSPDATKKCSAFRTSRVHLAAEIGKKVTAWYSEADEQHDLMHNLIDNHSGREEISRELSFGSSTVLKLKQDRGAISISQRQEAMALKSSQLTPQWYGHDEGEHMDSSVRVDDFMHKVYGSRSDKKEIWIPEEDIFTEPAPKEVFRDGYTNLFESVDLELQHKLGSFTENRSNSVQSVEDCQGPLCGDETPSGPSKPTLFYGKDIYSAEKVGHGFIGKHVHVVEEVDFDVGQANFFAEVDPIPIPGPPGSFLPSPRGMGSEDLQGNSSLTSSRVQSSLDQHDFIDQDSSDSPISAASTLSNSTVTGYDQNYSEPFSSVGTQSVQEKMSTGFSVASIRPSAESVSIVPQMTSAAVEKITFDGENSKINKISIEKGPLSFKSDEPCCCQRKERTSQGVALNYQESQLLKRRAIASVTLPTLGKQMGCNLNTRPGNSDMMPEIFSLNSCLSSKSEKVASPIIKSPAGPIPFKRSPDAGVKFPGHGNCDSASPSASNPILRLMGKNLMVVNKDEDASMPLVQAEPHPNQLNSSTPRFPTFSEVSPVNIQNQAHCSNHHMVSQVGQDSHDLVGPCFDGRMSNSFRRRRAAKPPQLAERGPVGLFPDQPQDGGFIALMESREYKGHYHVSTEQNKSKNRPIYAPTYNMQKCLTIPDYQQMSARSAVNANREIIMVDDIAASEANLTTDVTKYSAGLRESKSQDHSLLGELPAVPKDSFHAIPSRGANASSARWSCTSEGSSVLQQNPFFAASSSTGHLRSALYNSPSLT from the exons ATGTTATCCATTGAAAACTCTCCACCAGATCCCTCATGCCCTTGCGATGTTTCCCAGCTGAAAACTGGTAGTGATGAGGGGGCTTCTCATAACCTACCCTTGCCAGAGGTAGATCTGTCCAATCCAGCCCCATTTGGTGAAACCCCACTTCCCAGATTCTCCataag agattatgtttttattaccCGAAGCAAGGATATCAAGACGAATTGGCCTTTTTCTTCGAAAAGTCTTCATCTTTGCTTGAAACATGGAGTGAAGGATGTGTTGCCACCTTTTGAGCCTCTTGATAAAGTGAAGAACAAATGCCTTCAGAGATGTAAAGTTGAAAGTAGCGCATTTGAGGATAAGAACTTGAGTTATTTTGATGGAGAGCCGTCTGGGTCTGATGATCATGCTATATTAGACTTGTCCATAAATGCTCAACTGAATCGGAAGCCAGCAAAAGCATGCATAGAGACAACTTCATGTAGGTCTGATGGAGATTGTGATTTCCCATCCTCAATAACAAGTCTTTCTCGATCTGATATAGAGTCACTTCCCACCAATAGGCTGTCTAGCCCATCCATAGACGCTGATACCTTACCTGAAGACTCAGTCGAAGTTGCAGCTGCAGGTCCTGCTCTCAAGACTGAAAGCCCAACCCGACCCTCCGGTAAGAAGTGCAGATTGGTGGTGAAGTTCTGTGCCAACTCCGATCGTAGCTCAACTGAAGATATCTCTTCAAATTGTATCAGCATGTCAGAATTAACAATGGCTTCAAAGATATGCCCTGTTTGCAAAACTTTTTCATCGTCTTCAAACACCACCTTGAATGCTCATATTGATCAGTGCCTTTCTATGGAATCAGCTCCCAAGTGGATGGCTGATTCTAAACTAACCAAGCATAGAATTAAGCCAAGGAAGATGAGATTAATGGTGGATATCTATGCTATGGCAGCAAGGTGCACTTTAGAAGAGCTTGATAGAAGAAATGGTACAAGCTGGGCCACAGTTTCACGCTTGCCTATACAGGATAATGACAAGTCTGAGATGCCTGCTGAAGGGAACAAGCAAAGAATGTTGCCTGTTAACACTGCGGATACTGGTGATGTGGGTGCCGTTTATATTGATGCCAGTGGCACCAAACTGAGGATTTTATCTAAGTTTGACGGTGGACCATCAGCATCTCAAGTGGCTGAGGATTTTGGAGCAAGGAAACCTTCGAAAGGAGgtaaaggaaataaattattttcaaccaaaaagaaaaagtgctGTGCACCCAAACATCACAAGTACCTCAAACTTGCTCCTCAAAgcaaaaaaattctttctcaCAAGGCCCATTCTTCTCAG ATTTATGGGGTTCAAGGAGTTTATCATGGAGTGGAAGAAAGGtgcaagaagaagaaatgtCCAATAAAGAAGCAAGTCAAACCCGGTGACTCTGGAAATTTAAGACGTTGGGTATGCTCCAAAAGAACTGGAGTTGCAAAAAAGGTAAAGAGAAAAGACAACCATCAACTACCAAGTGAGAGTGATCATTTATGTTATGATAATTCTCTCGTGGAGAGAAGTCAGGTCTCAAAACTTGCAAATGTGTCTCAGAACCCAATTTATTCTTCtgaaaaaagtgagagaatGAAGAATTCCTTTTGTGAAGCCCGAGCTAGTGACAAGAGGGAGCGATCCCCTAGGAGAAAGAGAGTGGGAAGTCCCTTGTTTGGATCCAGTACCAGTGGCAGGGTTAAGAGTTCCCTTCCATTAATGAAGAGACGAATGAATCAGTTAACTAAAGATAGCGATTCAGTTTGTGATGGTTGtatattaaaatctccaaagTCTGCTGGAAATTATGTATCGTTGTTGAGAAGCGAGCTGGATGATATTGCTGCAGGGCCGCCAAGTCATAGTTCTGATATTCCTCTATTTCCTAGCACATATTCATATATGAGTCATCATTCCTTAACATCGAAAACCATGGGATTCTCTTCTTCAAGGGAGAATGTATTGGCTGTTAAAGGCAGATCATCTGTGACTGAATCCAGCCCGGATGCGACCAAGAAGTGTTCAGCTTTCAGGACTTCTCGAGTGCATTTAGCTGCAGAAATAGGCAAAAAAGTAACGGCCTGGTATTCTGAAGCTGACGAGCAACATGATTTGATGCACAATCTAATTGACAATCATTCTGGAAGAGAAGAGATATCTAGAGAACTTTCGTTTGGCAGTAGCACTGTGCTAAAACTCAAGCAAGATAGAGGCGCAATAAGTATATCTCAGAGGCAGGAAGCTATGGCTTTGAAGAGTTCACAGTTAACTCCTCAATGGTATGGACATGATGAGGGTGAACATATGGATTCTTCTGTTAGAGTTGATGATTTTATGCACAAAGTTTATGGCTCAAGGTCTGATAAAAAAGAGATTTGGATTCCTGAGGAAGATATTTTCACGGAACCAGCCCCCAAAGAAGTTTTTCGGGATGGTTATACAAATCTTTTTGAATCTGTAGATCTTGAGCTACAACACAAGCTGGGGAGTTTTACTGAGAACCGATCCAACTCTGTACAATCTGTTGAAGATTGTCAAGGGCCTTTATGTGGAGATGAAACGCCGAGTGGTCCAAGTAAGCCAACTCTTTTTTATGGAAAAGACATATATAGTGCTGAGAAAGTGGGCCATGGCTTTATTGGGAAACATGTTCATGTTGTGGAAGAAGTGGATTTTGATGTTGGGCAGGCAAACTTCTTTGCAGAGGTAGATCCAATACCAATTCCAGGGCCACCAGGATCATTTTTGCCAAGTCCTCGGGGTATGGGATCTGAAGATCTTCAAGGGAACTCATCATTAACCTCAAGCCGGGTTCAATCTTCTCTAGATCAGCATGATTTCATTGATCAGGATTCATCAGATTCTCCTATTTCTGCAGCATCAACTCTCTCTAATTCCACTGTGACTGGATATGATCAGAACTATTCTGAACCATTTTCATCTGTAGGAACTCAATCAGTTCAAGAGAAGATGAGCACAGGCTTCTCTGTTGCTAGCATCCGGCCTTCAGCAGAAAGTGTTTCTATAGTTCCGCAGATGACTAGTGCAGCAGTAGAAAAGATTACTTTTGATGGGGAGAATTCTAAAATTAATAAGATCTCTATTGAAAAGGGTCCTCTCAGTTTCAAAAGTGATGAACCATGCTGTTGCCAAAGGAAGGAGAGAACTTCTCAGGGTGTTGCTTTGAATTATCAAGAATCACAACTATTGAAGCGAAGGGCCATAGCTTCAGTGACATTGCCTACCTTAGGAAAGCAAATGGGTTGTAATCTGAACACAAGACCGGGCAATTCTGACATGATGCCAGAAATATTCTCTCTGAACAGTTGCCTAAGTTCAAAATCTGAAAAGGTTGCTTCCCCCATCATAAAGTCCCCTGCAGGTCCCATTCCCTTTAAGCGTTCCCCCGATGCTGGAGTGAAGTTTCCAGGTCATGGTAATTGTGATTCTGCTAGTCCATCTGCTTCTAATCCCATTCTAAGGCTGATGGGGAAGAATTTGATGGTGGTCAACAAAGATGAAGATGCATCAATGCCACTAGTGCAGGCTGAACCACATCCCAACCAGCTCAACTCATCAACTCCAAGGTTTCCAACATTTTCTGAAGTCTCTCCTGTAAATATCCAAAATCAGGCCCACTGCTCCAATCATCATATGGTCTCACAAGTAGGCCAAGATTCACATGATTTAGTGGGTCCTTGTTTTGATGGAAGGATGTCAAATAGTTTTAGAAGAAGGCGCGCTGCCAAGCCACCACAATTGGCCGAAAGAGGACCAGTAGGCTTATTTCCAGACCAGCCCCAGGATGGTGGTTTTATTGCTTTAATGGAGTCTCGTGAGTATAAAGGTCACTACCATGTGTCAACTGAACAGAATAAGTCTAAGAATAGACCAATTTATGCGCCCACATATAATATGCAGAAATGCTTAACAATTCCTGACTACCAACAGATGAGTGCTCGTTCTGCTGTCAATGCTAATAGAGAAATTATCATGGTTGATGACATAGCCGCTAGTGAAGCCAACTTGACCACTGATGTCACAAAGTACTCTGCAGGGTTGAGGGAAAGCAAG TCACAGGACCATTCTCTACTCGGTGAATTACCAGCGGTGCCCAAAGACAGCTTTCATGCAATCCCCTCTCGAGGAGCCAATGCAAGTTCTGCTAGATGGAGTTGTACTTCGGAAGGTTCTAGTGTGCTGCAGCAGAACCCTTTTTTCGCTGCATCATCCTCAACAGGTCATCTGAGATCTGCACTGTATAATTCTCCAAGCTTGACCTAG